Proteins encoded by one window of Lathyrus oleraceus cultivar Zhongwan6 chromosome 1, CAAS_Psat_ZW6_1.0, whole genome shotgun sequence:
- the LOC127118675 gene encoding large ribosomal subunit protein uL22c, translating into MALSLAINVPPVRDNLLRPQPFQSQFRPNLLKFPIPSSARIRCSSSSSFNDISLKTVTPDNKNSFVCRFNATQLEVQETNQPYAETYAVGRHIRMSADKARRVVDQIRGRPYEASLMVLELMPYRACEAIIKIVFSAGANASHNLGLSKSSLFISKAEVNEGKTLKRVRARAQGRANQILKRTCHITITVRGLPDESDKEENSS; encoded by the exons ATGGCTCTCTCTTTAGCCATTAACGTTCCTCCTGTTCGCGATAACCTGCTTCGACCCCAACCATTTCAATCCCAATTCCGTCCAAACCTACTCAAATTCCCGATACCCTCCTCCGCCCGAATTCGATGTTCCTCCTCCTCCTCTTTCAATGACATTTCCCTCAAAACGGTTACCCCCGACAACAAAAACTCTTTCGTTTGCCGCTTTAACGCTACCCAGCTCGAAG TTCAGGAGACCAACCAACCATACGCAGAAACCTATGCTGTAGGGAGACACATTCGAATGTCCGCTGACAAAGCTCGAAGAGTAGTCGATCAGATTCGCGGGCGTCCGTACGAGGCATCACTCATGGTATTGGAACTCATGCCTTATCGTGCCTGTGAAGCCATTATTAAGATTGTGTTTTCTGCTGGAGCAAATGCAAGCCATAACTTGGGTCTGAGCAAATCAAGTTTGTTTATTAGTAAAGCAGAGGTTAATGAAGGCAAGACTTTGAAAAGAGTAAGAGCTCGAGCTCAGGGGCGGGCTAACCAAATTCTAAAGCGTACTTGTCATATTACCATTACGGTGAGAGGTTTACCTGATGAGTCTGACAAGGAAGAAAATTCCTCTTGA
- the LOC127118684 gene encoding uncharacterized protein LOC127118684 yields the protein MIRRLWCVQCQSASFSSTSTTTNKKKPVVLLGAPQVSTIVLDALLTASASPHSSFEVAAIVTQPAARRDRGKKLSLSPLANYALDRGFSQNLIFTPQRAGDDTFLSDLKALQPQLCITAAYGNILPTKFLDIPPFGTVNIHPSLLPMYRGAAPVQRALQDGVKETGVSLAFTVRALDAGPIIATEAVQVDHYIKAPDLLELLFHKGSELLIRELPSIFDGSARVKAQPQDDSKATLAPKIGPDESWLFFDQEASVLHNKVRAFSGWPGSRTQILVVDKNGEKKTLEIKVITTRVCTHESVQFNEADDITFVNDALVFPCGRGTTLEVLELQLPGKKVVNAAAFWNGLRGQKLKKT from the exons ATGATTCGGCGGTTATGGTGTGTGCAGTGTCAGAGCGCGTCGTTCTCTTCCACTTCCACCACCACCAACAAGAAGAAGCCCGTTGTTCTCTTGGGAGCACCTCAGGTCTCCACGATAGTCCTTGACGCACTTCTCACCGCTTCTGCTTCTCCACATTCTTCCTTTGAG GTTGCGGCTATTGTGACTCAGCCAGCCGCTAGAAGGGACAGAGGGAAAAAGCTTTCGCTCTCTCCCTTGGCCAACTATGCTCTTGACAGAGGCTTCTCTCAGAATCTTATTTTCACTCCTCAACGTGCCGGAGAC GATACTTTCTTGTCCGATTTAAAAGCTTTGCAGCCGCAGCTATGCATTACGGCAGCTTATGGAAATATATTACCTACCAAGTTTCTAGATATCCCTCCTTTCG GAACAGTTAACATTCACCCTAGCCTTTTGCCAATGTATCGTGGTGCTGCTCCGGTCCAAAGGGCATTGCAG GATGGTGTTAAAGAAACTGGAGTGTCGTTAGCATTCACTGTTCGTGCACTCGATGCTGGACCTATCATTGCTACTGAAGCAGTTCAAGTTGATCATTATATAAAG GCACCTGATTTACTTGAACTCCTGTTTCATAAAG GGTCTGAACTTCTGATTCGGGAACTTCCGTCTATATTTGATGGATCAGCAAGAGTGAAGGCACAACCCCAAGATGATTCTAAGGCTACATTGGCACCAAAG ATAGGTCCAGACGAATCATGGCTATTCTTTGATCAAGAAGCATCTGTTCTCCATAATAAG GTTCGTGCATTTTCAGGGTGGCCAGGATCTAGAACGCAGATTCTAGTAGTTGACAAAAATGGTGAAAAGAAAACTTTGGAGATTAAAGTCATAACCACACGAGTTTGTACCCATGAAAGTGTGCAGTTCAATGAAGCAGATGACATTACATTTGTCAATGATGCATTGGTGTTTCCATGTGGAAGGGGCACCACACTTGAG GTATTGGAGCTTCAGCTTCCTGGAAAAAAGGTGGTTAATGCAGCTGCTTTCTGGAATGGCTTGCGGGGACAAAAGCTGAAGAAAACATGA
- the LOC127118695 gene encoding heavy metal-associated isoprenylated plant protein 21: protein MGALDYLSNFCDTVSVNTTTIKKTNRKAMQTVEIKVRMDCDGCERRVRNAVTSLKGVKSVEVNRKQSRVIVSGYVDPNKVLKRVKSTGKVRAQFWPYVEQHLVHYPYAYGAYDRRAPSGFVRNVVQAAPSNHQEETLVSLFNDDNVNACSIM, encoded by the exons ATGGGTGCACTTGATTACCTCTCCAACTTTTGTGATACTGTAAGTGTAAACACCACCACCATTAAGAAGACCAACCGCAAAGCAATGCAG ACAGTTGAGATAAAAGTGAGAATGGACTGCGATGGTTGTGAAAGAAGAGTCAGAAATGCAGTCACTTCGTTAAAAGGTGTGAAATCTGTGGAGGTGAATAGAAAACAAAGCAGGGTGATAGTAAGTGGCTATGTTGATCCAAACAAGGTGTTAAAGAGGGTGAAGAGTACTGGGAAAGTAAGAGCTCAATTTTGGCCTTATGTTGAACAGCATCTTGTGCACTATCCTTATGCCTATGGAGCCTATGACAGAAGGGCACCCTCTGGATTTGTTAGAAACGTTGTGCAGGCTGCCCCTTCTAATCATCAAGAAGAGACACTTGTCTCCCTTTTTAACGATGATAATGTAAATGCATGCTCCATCATGTAA